Genomic window (Rosa chinensis cultivar Old Blush chromosome 6, RchiOBHm-V2, whole genome shotgun sequence):
GTAAGTCTTTGGATccacggtataaataccaaaacatttaaaggagtcgcagtggacccaaaatgttacacaaatctaaaatgaaagattccctgTAATTgacccctatcaattactcccagTATAAGACCCATATTTAAATAACCCaccgcgaactaaaatgttccacaaatacacaaatctcaacgcttttcaaaacaaatcgaaatcaacatttccacaatcatttgttttccaaaagccacaacccaaaacaataaaaagcatcatttcatgcatattgttttcataaatccacaaacccaccaaaacatatatatttcacataaatatatatatatatatatatatatatatatatacgtagtcattcgctcaggaatgcctactaataccaactatagtttgcagttactaaataactctaaaaaataaaggtattccgttcattaatgaaccttgtgagattactcacctcgaaattcccgctgcgtcttcacaccactagactacttACAAAATGtactctgtcaagcacctaagaaaagtacagccttgattcagtcaatgaaacacaaggaataacgttcgaaaccctaaatcgaaccaaaattcccaaagtgacgccaattgaggcgaaaccatatctgagaccacccaatgtctccagaatacttctacgaccgatatgtccaaaccacaagtcgatcgaacgctcggatcctcacggatcaaataaatcgaccggtatgaaaccgtaaaaatcataacaatttcatacgaactccaaaaattgcatattatatatcgaaacgctcgtatcgacgagtagaagatatataataccaaaaacagtcccttacatggccggaacgccaccagaaagccgccacaggcggtggtgcaccgccgccggccaaaactcaatatttcacaaaacttccaacatcaaagctattcatctaagcatgcttgtgaattttcataactagctcaaagtcagaaaataagcataaaggatcgaaaactacctcacaacccgtggattactgttcaatccgagttgaaccaagtttcatgtgaattgatccaaacaaccactactgatcgatcaaggaggctacTCTGAACTCAcccaaggaaacttgaagccccgccgtcatcggagatcggagaaccgatcgggtctgACTGCACCAAAGTTCGCCGCCTTGCTGCACCGTCGCCGCTGCGAATCGATGCTAGAGGACACCATAGAGAGGAGCGCACGGTGAAGACGAGCCTATCTAGAGAGTTTCACCGGTAGAGGTCGCCGGAATCGGAAATGGCGGTCGGGTCGGGTTgtcgggtccgggtcgggtcactcgcaaagaagagagagaacagagcttCTGATTTCcggaaaagaaaaagtgaaaaaatgaaaatagtaagtttccgaaaatggaaactcctatttataaaactttcccaaaacttcaaatgctcataactttcacatacgaactccgattttcgcgctccacatgtccacgaacttgtatcgacacACTCTACGACtctcgtgaaggaagttttcggaggaTCTCaatgtatcaaaagtcaaccttgaaccctccataaatccacacttttcgaataaaaactCGTTCGAAATACTTCCGCTCCGTTCACGAGCCATGAAACCATCCAATAAccctaaattagattccggaaaatcctcaaaaaataaacacgaatttctggggcatcacactgAGTTCGCTAGGATATTTTCGTGGACCTCGGTCTAAATATTAACAGCGTTGTGACTGTGTCTACTAACTCGTAACCGAGGTGTCTTTGCTGCCTCATTctccaaaagaaaaaatgtatgtTCTTATTATTGTTTCTGGGTGGGTCCGACGCGAGTTAGCGGATGTTGGCGCCACAAATCGTTGCTGGATATGTGTCAAAGTGTCAAACTTCCCCAAACCCCGAACCATAAACGTCACAACTCAATAGACCCGAAAACAAGGAATTTAAAGAAGACATGTTGCTGCTTACTCTCTTAGCCAACACCTGGGAACTCAACAACCGTTCAAATCCCTCATCGCAACGATGTTGTTGGCTTCTTGTTGGAGATTCCCTCTCACAGTTCTTCCAGTTCCAACGACACCGCGTTTCGCTCCCAGGTACCCAACTGGGTCGACTCGTCGCAGCAGAGCTTCTGCCCAACTCGACCTTGCAGTCGCTGATGATGGACCAAACGACGACAAGAAAGTCAAGAAGGTTATCGTTGTTGGCTCTGGCTgggctggccttggcgctgccCACCACCTCTGCAACCAGGGCTTTGATGTTACTGTTCTTGAAAACGATAGTCGTATTGATGATGTGGGTATCCATGGTAATCATcaacttctgttttttttttactctgcATATCTGTTACTCTTTGGATTTTGGAAGCTGGATTATGCTGATCATGTGTTTCAGTTGTTTTTACTGAAGTTGGTTTTTACCAACCCTTTTTCACTTGGTTGGATTCTAATGATACTGCTGTTTCAGGTTATTGGTATCCCTACCGGAATATATTCAGCCTTGTTGATGAGCTGGGGATTAAACCCTTCACTAACTGGACTAAGTTTGCGCAATATTCAGCTGAGGGATTGGAGGTAATCAACACCTTTTTTGTATTGGCATTTCTTGCTTACAATGTGATTTGGATTGATTTTAGAGGCTTGGAGATGTGTTAACACTGGCAGGAATGTTCTGCAGGTTGAATTTCCGGTATTTCAAGACCTTCCTCAGCTGCCAACTCCTTTAGGAACCTTGTACTATTCACAGGTATATATTATTTGCTCACCCTCTTGTGTGCCATTTCTAATTCCAGTGGAAAAGTTAGCAGCCTTTTGGTGATGAATGAGACGGTATAATGTGCATTTCGTGCAGTTTGTTCAGTTGCCGTTGGTTGATAGATTAACTTCACTTCCTTTAACGGCTGCAGGTATAGTTTCCCTGCTTGGTTTTAAACTTTCAATGCCTGATGAGCAACCAATTATTTGCTGAAGGATATTGTATAAAATCTTAGTGAATTCTGTTACTCATATATCTTCTATCAAAATGTTAATCAATTGTTTTATTTGAAAAGGCAAAAACTGATTGCGTCGTAGAGTTGCTTATAGCGTGTGTTGAGGAAATTTTTGAAGTCATATCATCTGATTTCTGCGAGTCATGCACTTCCCAACTCATGTGTGCATTTTCTTTGCAGTAATCGACTTTGACAATACTGATACAGCCTGGAGAAAATATGACTCAAGTAAGGATCTCTCTATCACTAGTAGTAAGTTTCAGCATTTGGGTTAATATTTATCTCCTATGTCGAATAAACTGAAGTTACTAAGAGGTTTTACTGGTAGTTACTGCAAGGGAGCTCTTTAAGCAGTTTGGCTGCTCAGAAAAGCTTTATCAGAAAGTCCTAGCACCATTGCTTCAAGTGGGTCTGTTTGCACCAGCAGAACAATGTAGTGCTGCTGCTACTCTGGGCTTGCTATCCTACATCCTTGCTCACCAGGTTTGATAGATTTTCTTAAGTGTTCAGAATCATTTATAAAGCTCTCACATACTATTAGTATTATCTTAGTGGAGGCTGACTAATAGTCATAGGAGTCCATAATGGGTTTTTGACATCAAATCCTAccatctttggaaaataaaagaccgAAGCAAACTATCactcttggaaaaaaaaaaaattaaaaaattcatGACTCTTATAAAGTATCCTCTCTGAAGTCCTATGATATATTCCTTATTCCAAATACCACACAAGTCTCTACTTTACCTGTACAGGATTTCCTCATAATGAGATTTCTAGTACACTCGGCATGGAATTATCACGTCTTTTTCGTTATTGTAATAATTGTATTAAATTAGTCCATTCACTTGTCACTTTTCAATTGTATCTTCTCCTTCCTGATAAATGTAATCGTATATTTTTTCAGAAAGATTTTGATCTAGTACTGTGTCGTGGAACAACTAGGGAAAAGATCTTTCAGCCGTGGATGGAGTCTATGACAACCAAAGGTTGCAAGTTTGAGAAAGGTCCAAGTGTAACGGACCTTTTGCTTAATGAGGAAACTGGTTGTATTTCTGAAGTAGTTTGTGGCAAAGAAATGTATAGTGCTGATGCAGTTGTCCTAGCTGTTGGAATCTCCACGCTTCAGAAACTTATTGAAAATAGGTATTTTGTTATTAAATCTCAGAATGTTTTATGCAAATATCTGTGATCCAATGTTTGTTAGAAATCAGGGTTTTTGATTGAAATCAAATCAGTTAGTATTACAAGACAGAATAGTGTTACATTTACAGTGAAACTAGGTTCGTCCTGACTATCATCCACATAGGGAAGTCCAGATACTAATTTTAGAGCTCATTTCATGTATAAGACTGAAGTGCATGTTAGATCTAAATTAACCCTATTCCTGCTATTTCTACCTTAATTGGCAGTACTTGAGTTCTGTATAGTGCAGTGTTGTGTACGAGGGAGGAATTTGTCAAGGTCTCGAACCTGGCTACCATCGATGTACTCTGCGTTAAGCTCTGGATTGATAGGAAGGTGAGTACGTAGAAGAAGTTTAATTTTAATATCACTATCTAGCTTGTCTAAATGACTCTTCTCTACATTTTAACTTTTTCTCCTAATGTGAACTGGGGAATTTTACGAGATTCCTATGAGCCAAACAAAACTGAGCATGTCCTTTGATTCTAGATTTTATTTCTACTATGCTTTTGATTTCAAATATGGTTCTAATACCTATTTTGCTAATTAGGCActttaatctggaaagttttaatATAACAAGTCAGTGGATGGTACTTTTCCGGTCATGATTTGATGGAGCTGATTCTTTGTTGTGGACCACATAATCAGGTGAGCATTCCAAATGCAAGCAATGCTTGCTCAGGTTTTGATGATTCGTTCGGGTGGTCTTTCTTTGATTTGAATGTAATTCATGATGACCACAAAGATAGTACAGTAACAGTGGTACAAGCTGATTTTGTGAGTATCAATGCTCCTGCTTTTCTTCTGATTTTGTAATTATTAATGCAATTTACTTCATAAGTTCAACCGGACTTCTGTCTGATCCAATTTTCTTGTGCAGTATCGTGCCAATGAGTTGTTAGTACTGACAGATAAGCAAATAGTTGCCAAGGTGACATCTTACCTGTCAAAGTGCATCAAGGACTTCGAGAATGCTACTGTGATAAATAAGGAGATTGGAAGATTTCCAAAATCCCTGGCTCATTTCTTTCCAGGTATCAAACTTCATTGCATGATCTATGGCATCTTTTTATTGGACCTTGATTGTTTAGGCTACCACATCGATATAATACCAATGCAACCAGAAGGCACTTTCCTATGGAACCCAAGGAAAGAATGATTTCATAAGATTGTCAAATAGTAATTTCATATCTTTATAGTTGAAATTTCAGTAGTGTCCAGTTGGGTAAATAAAAGATTTTTGAACTGGCGTTCGGCTAGTTCTTCTATATCTTGTTAGAGAACCACTATGTCTGTGTTGTTTCCTAATGAAATTTGTTTTTGAGTCAGCCTTCTTAGTCTTTATTGGCTCAGGGCTCCGGGCCTGCTCCATTATGTTGAATGACGGATTTTAACTTCTGTTCTCAACACCATTTTGTGACGATCATTGAAATGcagtttctttttctcttgttCCTCTCATATTAGGTTCATACAAGTACATGATACGCGGGTCTACATCTTTCCCAAACTTGTTCATGGCTGGAGACTGGATTACAACCCGACATGGTTCATGGTCACAGGTTAGATTAAAACAAATTAGTTTATTGTTGACCACATGAGAAATTTGTTCATTAAGTTCATTAAACGTGGACAAACTTATATCAACAGGAGAAATCTTATGTCACGGGTCTTGAGGCTGCCAATCGTACAGTGGACTATCTTGAAGTAGGAAGCTTTGCTAAAATAATACCTGTTGAGGAGGACGAACCACACATTCAAGCACTTCGTAGCCTAAACAGAAGTTTTAATGACATCAAAGCCCAATTTCCGTTATCTAGTTATTTCCTCCAATGAACTTGGCTGTATTTTGCCTGAACAGAAAACATTGATTGTTCATTAATTTGGTTCTCATTCAGATATGGATCGGTTTATGCATTTATACTGTTATGACTTGGTGATAGAAGTGGTGCGTGAAATTACTGACTGATCATAGAGCATCCTCACCCAAGTAAGGCATCATGGCCGGATTCCTTTTCAGCTGCAAATAGTCATCTTCTTTACGTAGGTAACAATAAGTTGTGAATGCATAAACAGCAGCACCTCTAAAACAAATCCAGTTTCCTGTTCGTTATAAGCAACAAAACCCAAATTCAGATCCACATGAGTTGTTAATAATGTGAATCTGAAGTGAAAGCAATGCTGCGGCCTTTCGTGAACGCGTGCTATTACGACATTTTACGAACGCACGACCTGGTTGAAAGTGGCAGACTGGAGAATGACTCCGGGGTTGGAAACGTATTGTAATCTCTATCCCCAACCAGCCTCAATGCTATCCTTAATTCTAAAAATTGGATCGCAAGTACTTAATTCTAAAAACATAATTTTAAATTCATCGCGCTGTTACATACACATAAATTTCATATTAAAGAAAAATCTTTAGTTTAGGAAGATTCTTCTTTCATCATCTTAGCTCTCACAGTGTAAACTCTGTAGCAGTACAAATCATTCAGGTGCAGTGCAATACTATAAGCAGTAAGTGGTGCAGTAGATGAGAAAAAGCAGCATATATTTCAATGCCCTAAAAATTGATATAAAGCAGCATAATTAAATTTCCAATgcactttttaaaaaaaaaaatgttgaaagaaatcacttttctattttgaaacaTCTTAAAAGAGATAGCTACACAAGCTAATGTGGTCACTTTTTCCTAATAGGTAACTAGCTAGCATGATAAGAAATGTCATGAATGAATCAATAGATATAGGGGACAAAACCCGTGCATTTAGTTGCCGCAGAAAGAAGGGCACCAACCAAGATTTTTTGGAAGGTAAAAACAAATTACAACACAAACCCACGACAATAACCACAACGCAAAGAATCAAACAAGTAAGCTTGAGAAGCAGACAGTAGTAAGGAAGAAGAGATTAGATTAGAATCAACCAAGTTGCATCTGttttaatttgatttgattAGATTAGCTACACAATATATAAAAGAAGAGATTGTGATGGTGACTTTAGAGATGGAGGTCGTGGTCCGTCTAAAAATATCTAAAGAAACTTAAATATGATCTTCTTACTGTGGGAGAATCAAGTGGGTCCTGTGAAAAGTGGTAGAGCCATCCGAGTGTAGTGATCGGTagcggtggtgctgccaattgTGGTGGTGTATGGAAATTTTGTCATATCTTTattttgtatttggattttaattttcacgcgtttcttcattttttttcttctcaatctCTACATTCCGAACTCGAAATTAATGTTTTTCTCCTCTTGCCATAATTTTTTTACAAAACATGAAATTAGATTAGTTAATACTAGAGATGGCAATgaggcgggttggggatggggatcacaatatcatCCCCATTCCCGAGGTCATTCTTCACcctcatccccgccccaatccccaataaaaatatattggggattccccgtccccatactggggactaagcctttaaacccgccccaaatcccaataagaatttaataaataaaatatttttttttctcatattgttttaaaaaaaaatcaaaatctacaaaatataaaattaaaacatggttaaattcataaatcataatttagtgagtgcaaaagtcaaaaaacCATTAAAGTAtaatagtaaatgtatatatttgtgatttatattataaaaaaaatattaatataaataaattaaaaaaaaaaaaaatatatatatatatatatatataatatggtcCAACAGTAGTCATAAGAAAATAATACAATTTTGGAGAAATGATAACTAAGGTCATTTTAAAGTGTTATGTTAGATTAGgtcaaacaaaataatttatgtTAATTCAATTCATCTCCTAGCAACCTGACattaaaaataatagaaattataatttatgcCGAAGAGAATGAATCGAACCTTGAATACCTCATTCCTATCTTTCGTAATTGATGTGTCTGTTTATTAGTGGTAGTAAATGTACTACCCTAGACTTGCTTACACTAGATTATATGCTTACTAATATATCACAAATGCATTCTATCTACCAAAAAGAAAACCTAGAAGTAATATATTAGTATATTACAATTGACTCGCTCCAAGAAAGTCGGAGTAGACAACCCTAGAAACAAAACACCGTATACTTCGATGCCTCGTCCAGCGGCGAGTCCTTGGGACGTCGTCGTCGAACGGGCGACTTGGTTATGTGAGTCTGCCGGTGAGGGGCAGTGGGTATGGGGTCGGAGCAGGAGTGTGGGAACATCTGGGTTGCGGTCAGAAATGATATGACAAGCGGGGGTGAGCCTCCATGATTTGTCCGATCTGAGTGGCGGAGGATTTTAGCAAGGGCGGAGTGAAAAGGTTATGGAGTTTGGTGGGGACTTGGCATCCAAGATTGGCGGGATATCGTTGTTGTTTTTTTCTAGGGTTGGGCATCCAAAATCGAAGGCCCGGTCCCGTTTCGAAACCGTCCTGAAAACCACCGATACGGTCTGgtatcaaaatctgaaattcattGTTTAGGCCCGTCCCGTCCTGAAAAAAAGGGCCCGGTACCGGTACTAGCCTAATAGATATCGATTAGTCCTCGTCccgtttaaattaattaaattaaatctttaattttttacATTACTTGGCTAAGTTTGATTAGATAGTTTAGTTGGGAACACAAAGGAATGACCACACCTGATCACTAACCTTTAACCTAAATTGAGTAAACCAATTCACTCTCTTCTCCACTCTCCAGATCCCCTCCCCGTCAACGACGAACTCGTCTGGGGCAACGACACTCCGTTTCCCGAGCCCTGTATCAATCGCATCACCAATTCACTCTCTTCTCCACTCTCTAGATCTTCTTCTATTCTTCATCTAAATCCTAGATCCCCTCCTCGTCAACGACGAGCTCGTCTGGGACAACGGCACGCCGTTTCCCGAGCCCTGTATCTATCGCATCGCCTACACCTTTGGAAGGTACGATGACTAACGTGTGATGTTACAGTGAATCCCGACAGGTTTCGATCGCTTTTAATCAGTTTTCCACTTCCAATTCCCCCCACTTTCA
Coding sequences:
- the LOC112174324 gene encoding uncharacterized protein LOC112174324 isoform X2 — protein: MLLASCWRFPLTVLPVPTTPRFAPRYPTGSTRRSRASAQLDLAVADDGPNDDKKVKKVIVVGSGWAGLGAAHHLCNQGFDVTVLENDSRIDDVGIHGYWYPYRNIFSLVDELGIKPFTNWTKFAQYSAEGLEVEFPVFQDLPQLPTPLGTLYYSQFVQLPLVDRLTSLPLTAAVIDFDNTDTAWRKYDSITARELFKQFGCSEKLYQKVLAPLLQVGLFAPAEQCSAAATLGLLSYILAHQKDFDLVLCRGTTREKIFQPWMESMTTKGCKFEKGPSVTDLLLNEETGCISEVVCGKEMYSADAVVLAVGISTLQKLIENSAVLCTREEFVKVSNLATIDVLCVKLWIDRKVSIPNASNACSGFDDSFGWSFFDLNVIHDDHKDSTVTVVQADFYRANELLVLTDKQIVAKVTSYLSKCIKDFENATVINKEIGRFPKSLAHFFPGSYKYMIRGSTSFPNLFMAGDWITTRHGSWSQEKSYVTGLEAANRTVDYLEVGSFAKIIPVEEDEPHIQALRSLNRSFNDIKAQFPLSSYFLQ
- the LOC112174324 gene encoding uncharacterized protein LOC112174324 isoform X1, which codes for MLLASCWRFPLTVLPVPTTPRFAPRYPTGSTRRSRASAQLDLAVADDGPNDDKKVKKVIVVGSGWAGLGAAHHLCNQGFDVTVLENDSRIDDVGIHGYWYPYRNIFSLVDELGIKPFTNWTKFAQYSAEGLEVEFPVFQDLPQLPTPLGTLYYSQFVQLPLVDRLTSLPLTAAVIDFDNTDTAWRKYDSKVLLVVTARELFKQFGCSEKLYQKVLAPLLQVGLFAPAEQCSAAATLGLLSYILAHQKDFDLVLCRGTTREKIFQPWMESMTTKGCKFEKGPSVTDLLLNEETGCISEVVCGKEMYSADAVVLAVGISTLQKLIENSAVLCTREEFVKVSNLATIDVLCVKLWIDRKVSIPNASNACSGFDDSFGWSFFDLNVIHDDHKDSTVTVVQADFYRANELLVLTDKQIVAKVTSYLSKCIKDFENATVINKEIGRFPKSLAHFFPGSYKYMIRGSTSFPNLFMAGDWITTRHGSWSQEKSYVTGLEAANRTVDYLEVGSFAKIIPVEEDEPHIQALRSLNRSFNDIKAQFPLSSYFLQ